A DNA window from Hoplias malabaricus isolate fHopMal1 chromosome 5, fHopMal1.hap1, whole genome shotgun sequence contains the following coding sequences:
- the LOC136696129 gene encoding histone H2A — protein MSGRGKTGGKARAKAKTRSSRAGLQFPVGRVHRLLRKGNYAERVGAGAPVYLAAVLEYLTAEILELAGNAARDNKKTRIIPRHLQLAVRNDEELNKLLGGVTIAQGGVLPNIQAVLLPKKTEKAAKTK, from the coding sequence ATGAGCGGCAGAGGGAAGACCGGTGGTAAGGCTAGAGCTAAGGCTAAGACTCGCTCATCCCGTGCTGGACTACAGTTTCCTGTTGGTCGTGTGCACAGGCTCCTGCGCAAGGGAAACTATGCTGAGCGCGTTGGCGCTGGCGCCCCGGTCTATTTGGCGGCTGTGCTGGAGTATCTGACCGCTGAGATTCTGGAGTTGGCTGGGAACGCTGCCCGCGACAACAAGAAAACCCGTATCATTCCTCGTCATCTGCAGCTGGCCGTTCGTAACGACGAAGAGCTCAACAAACTGCTCGGAGGAGTGACTATCGCTCAGGGCGGAGTACTGCCCAATATCCAGGCTGTGCTTTTGCCCAAGAAGACGGAAAAGGCTGCCAAGACCAAATAA